From Desmodus rotundus isolate HL8 chromosome 12, HLdesRot8A.1, whole genome shotgun sequence, one genomic window encodes:
- the PLEKHG2 gene encoding pleckstrin homology domain-containing family G member 2 isoform X5 has translation MNYPSSLALLRELSLSPPAALWLQERQAQLHHSLPLQSFLLKPVQRILKYHLLLQELGKHWADGPDTGGRELVEEAIVSMTAVAWYINDMKRKQEHAARLQEVQRRLGGWTGPELSAFGELVLEGSFRGGGGGGPRLRGGERLLFLFSRMLLVAKRRGPEYTYKGHIFCCNLSVSESPRDPLGFKVADLTIPKHRHLLQAKNQEEKKLWIHCLQSLFFENHPASIPAKAKQVLLESSLYCAPKSKPIPEPVTLPLGSPRPRDARSFTPGRRNTALSPALSTTRRSRRQSEPVKDPYVMFPQNTKPKLKHAGSEGELYPPLEPQVPGPASGPAEDLEDTGPPTLDPSGTSITEEILELLNQRGLQDGRCSLQPPPHDVPKFPGDSQVPGDSESFTFPALPNQDSSEEEEELEMDERGPSPLHILEGLGSSSAAEVPDIPGLTKNPAVPNLPEISSLSEIPPIPHLPSLSDIPRVFEMPCLPAIPSVPDIPGLSSSAASLPCDSWLQGPLQEPGEAVATRRQLLSGGSSGELGEPSSGSQAGQGKEEEEGVSFPDFQPQDGTRDEGFQDELEFRSCSEIRSAWQALEQGQLARPGFPEPLLILEDSDLGRSSGSGKAGVPSAERAASRVRELARLYSERIQQMQRAETRASANAPRRRPRALAQPQLFPCLPQEQAEPGPLPAFGHVLVCELAFPLTTTQESVPLGPAAQVQAAAPLSKQAGSLGGQGLDVSSLPEQDHQGIPIPATTTLPEQGLWVPATTPLPKQEDIPRVQVPAIAAPPDQEGHLETQVLVTCPLPERRGHKDIQLPATTFFPQQGCQMDIQVPTIPALPKQGTCSHVTVLATSPIPKQEGHLDQQSPDNTPITKQGGSRDVPFPATACGQAIDPLLHRGSSLDPQIPANDMRPLEHDLSDIQLPDTSPLPACGGHLDCQLPPSASLSLPQDLPDIRAPAATALPQLQGVMDTRVQTSLPLLKQGALPDPQGSTAVPLLQEQSLIDLQVPKPTPLFEQKGLPDMHVSAATPLPEQGGSWDTQGLSPTPIQTTVVLSKPGGHLVSHVARSESSDLTPPHSPPRPSRQLLGPNAAALSRYLAASYISQSLARRQGPGGEAPPTSRGPWSSAPTSRAPSPPPQPQPPPPPARKLSYATTVNILVGGGGRLRPAKAQVRLNHPTLLSSTQESTGLRRAQGAPDAPFHM, from the exons ATGAACTACCCAAG ctccctggcccTGCTCCGGGAGCTCTCGCTGTCTCCGCCAGCGGCCCTTTGGCTGCAGGAGCGCCAGGCCCAGCTCCACCACTCGCTGCCCCTGCAGAGCTTCCTGCTGAAACCTGTTCAGCGCATCCTCAAGTATCATCTGTTGCTACAG GAGCTAGGCAAGCACTGGGCAGACGGCCCGGACACCGGGGGCCGTGAGTTGGTGGAGGAGGCCATTGTGTCCATGACAGCGGTTGCCTGGTACATCAATGACATGAAGCGCAAGCAGGAGCACGCTGCACGCCTCCAG GAAGTGCAGCGGCGGCTAGGTGGCTGGACTGGCCCAGAGCTCAGTGCTTTTGGGGAGCTGGTGCTGGAAGGCTCATTCCGAGGTGGTGGAGGGGGCGGTCCCCGACTTCGAGGGGGTGAACggctgctctttctcttctcacgGATGCTGCTCGTGGCCAAGCGCCGGGGGCCAGAATACACCTACAAGGGTCACATCTTT TGCTGCAACCTGAGTGTGAGTGAGAGTCCTCGTGACCCTCTAGGGTTCAAGGTGGCCGATCTGACCATTCCCAAGCACAGGCACCTGCTCCAG gccaAGAACCAAGAAGAGAAGAAGCTGTGGATTCACTGTCTCCAGAGCCTCTTCTTTGAGAACCACCCTGCCTCCATCCCGGCCAAG GCAAAACAAGTTCTCCTTGAAAGCAGCCTGTACT GTGCTCCTAAAAGTAAGCCTATCCCAGAGCCCGTGACACTCCCACTTGGGTCTCCCCGACCTCGAGATGCTAGAAGTTTTACTCCTGGACGAAGGAACACAG CCCTGTCTCCAGCCCTCTCCACTACACGCCGTAGCCGCAGACAGTCTG agccagtGAAGGACCCATATGTCATGTTTCCACAGAACA CTAAGCCTAAACTCAAG CATGCTGGCAGTGAGGGGGAGCTCTACCCTCCCTTAGAACCTCAGGTACCGGGTCCAGCTTCTGGACCCGCTGAGGACTTGGAGGACACTGGACCTCCCACGCTGGATCCCTCTGGGACGTCAATCACTGAAGAAATCCTGGAACTGCTGAACCAAAGAGGCCTCCAGGATGGCAGG TGCTCACTACAGCCACCCCCCCACGACGTTCCCAAGTTCCCAGGAGACTCCCAGGTGCCAGGTGATAGCGAAAGCTTTACATTCCCAGCCCTGCCCAACCAGGACTCTtcggaagaggaggaagagctggAGATGGATGAACGAGGCCCTTCCCCACTCCATATCCTAGAGGGACTTGGAAGTTCCAGTGCTGCTGAAGTTCCTGACATTCCTGGCCTTACCAAAAATCCTGCTGTACCCAACCTCCCTGAAATTTCCAGCCTTTCTGAAATTCCCCCAATCCCCCACCTTCCCAGTCTCTCTGACATTCCCAGGGTTTTTGAAATGCCCTGCCTTCCAGCCATACCCAGTGTCCCCGACATTCCTGGTCTGTCCAGCTCTgctgcctcccttccctgtgACTCCTGGCTGCAGGGCCCTCTGCAGGAACCGGGCGAGGCTGTAGCCACCAGGAGACAGCTGCTCTCTGGAGGCAGTTCTGGAGAACTGGGAGAGCCTTCCTCAGGCAGCCAAgcagggcaagggaaggaggaggaagaaggggtaTCATTTCCAGATTTCCAGCCCCAGGATGGCACCCGAGATGAGGGATTCCAAGATGAGCTGGAATTCCGCTCTTGCTCAGAAATCCGGAGTGCCTGGCAGGCTCTGGAGCAGGGGCAGTTGGCCCGGCCAGGTTTCCCAGAGCCGCTGCTGATTCTGGAAGATTCAGATCTGGGTAGAAGCAGCGGGAGTGGGAAGGCTGGAGTCCCCAGTGCAGAGCGGGCCGCGTCCCGCGTGCGAGAGTTGGCGCGGCTTTACAGTGAGCGGATCCAGCAGATGCAACGGGCTGAGACGCGAGCATCAGCTAATGCCCCCCGCCGCCGGCCACGGGCTCTGGCCCAACCCCAGCTGTTCCCTTGCCTGCCCCAGGAGCAGGCTGAGCCAG ggcccctgcctgcctttgGACATGTGCTGGTATGTGAGCTGGCCTTCCCACTGACCACGACCCAGGAATCTGTCCCTCTGGGCCCTGCCGCCCAGGTTCAAGCTGCTGCACCCCTATCTAAGCAGGCAGGCAGCTTGGGTGGCCAGGGTCTAGATGTTTCCAGTTTGCCTGAGCAAGACCATCAGGGCATCCCGATTCCAGCTACTACCACTTTACCTGAGCAAGGCCTCTGGGTTCCAGCTACCACACCTTTGCCCAAGCAGGAAGACATTCCACGTGTCCAGGTTCCGGCTATTGCAGCTCCACCTGATCAAGAAGGCCACCTGGAAACGCAAGTCCTGGTTACCTGCCCTTTGCCTGAGCGTAGAGGCCACAAGGATATACAGCTTCCAGCTACCACCTTTTTCCCTCAGCAAGGATGCCAGATGGACATCCAAGTTCCAACCATCCCAGCCTTGCCGAAGCAGGGAACTTGTTCTCATGTCACAGTTTTAGCCACCAGTCCTATACCCAAGCAAGAAGGCCACCTAGACCAGCAAAGCCCAGACAACACCCCAATAACTAAGCAAGGAGGTTCCAGGGATGTTCCGTTCCCAGCCACTGCCTGCGGCCAAGCCATCGATCCTTTGCTTCACCGTGGAAGTAGTCTGGACCCTCAGATCCCAGCCAACGACATGAGGCCCTTGGAACACGACCTCTCAGACATTCAACTTCCGGATACCTCTCCTTTGCCTGCATGTGGAGGCCACCTAGACTGTCAGCTCCCACCCAGTGCTTCATTGTCTTTACCCCAGGACCTCCCAGACATTCGGGCTCCAGCTGCCACAGCTCTGCCCCAGCTCCAAGGCGTCATGGACACAAGGGTCCAAACATCCCTGCCTTTGCTCAAGCAGGGGGCCCTGCCAGATCCCCAGGGTTCCACTGCTGTCCCTTTGCTTCAGGAGCAAAGCCTCATAGACCTCCAGGTCCCAAAACCTACGCCTCTGTTTGAGCAGAAGGGCCTCCCAGACATGCATGTTTCAGCTGCCACACCTCTGCCTGAGCAAGGAGGCTCTTGGGACACTCAAGGCCTGTCACCTACCCCTATTCAAACCACTGTGGTTTTGTCCAAACCAGGAGGCCACTTAGTCTCTCATGTTGCCAGGTCAGAGTCTTCAGACTTGACTCCACCTCACAGTCCCCCACGCCCATCCCGTCAGCTCCTGGGCCCCAATGCAGCTGCTCTGTCAAGATACCTGGCAGCCTCGTACATCAGCCAGAGCCTAGCTCGGCGGCAAGGGCCTGGGGGAGAGGCCCCCCCAACCTCCCGGGGTCCCTGGTCCTCTGCCCCCACGTCACGGGcaccttcaccaccaccccaaccccaacccccaccacctCCAGCCAGGAAGCTCAGCTATGCCACCACAGTCAACATCCTAGTTGGGGGTGGCGGGCGGCTGCGGCCAGCCAAGGCCCAGGTCAGGTTGAACCACCCTACTCTGCTGTCCTCCACCCAGGAATCTACGGGCCTTCGCAGAGCCCAGGGGGCTCCTGATGCCCCTTTCCACATGTGA